The Sporichthyaceae bacterium region CTTGGCCATGTCCTCGACGATCGCCTTCATCGGCGCCAGCCCGGTGCCGCCGGCAATCAGCACCAGATCCCGGGTCGAGGTGCGGTCGGCGACCATCGTGCCGGTGGCGTGGCCCAACCGAATGACGTCGGCCGGGCGGGCGTGGTTCACCAACGCGTAGCTCACCCAACCGGCCGGGATGGCGCGCACGTGCAGTTCGAACAGGTTGTCCTCGCGCTGCGCGTTGGCCATGGAGAACCAGCGCCACACCCGCGGCCACCAGGGCGTCTCCACCGAGACGTACTGGCCGGCCTCGTAGGGGAAGGGCTGGTCGGGGCGGATGGTGAGCACCGCCAGGTCACGGGCGCGCAGCTCGTGGGAGACGATCTCGGCCAGCCACCAGTCCGGGGTGTCCAGCGCGGCTCGGCGCGCGGCCTCGATCATCGCCTGCGCGGCAAGGCTGTAGGCGCCCACCCAGGCAGATTCGATGTCCACGGTCCAGGCCTCGCCGGAGTACCGCTTGAGCGCGGCGATCAACGCGCGCCCGACGGCCTCGTAGTGCGCAGGCTTGGCGCCGAACTTGCGGTGATCGCGACCGAGCTGCTCGAGGAAGTTGTCCAGGAAATCCGGGCGGTCGGCGCTCTGCACGATGCGCACCAGGGCGCCGAAGAAGCGTTCGCGCTGTTGGTCCATCGCGGGCGGGAACATCTCGCGCACGCCGGGGTTCTCGATGAACAGCCGGGAGTAGAAATAGTTCGCCATCTTGTCGGCGACCGGCTC contains the following coding sequences:
- a CDS encoding globin domain-containing protein — translated: MAVLESRLIKESFDLVEPVADKMANYFYSRLFIENPGVREMFPPAMDQQRERFFGALVRIVQSADRPDFLDNFLEQLGRDHRKFGAKPAHYEAVGRALIAALKRYSGEAWTVDIESAWVGAYSLAAQAMIEAARRAALDTPDWWLAEIVSHELRARDLAVLTIRPDQPFPYEAGQYVSVETPWWPRVWRWFSMANAQREDNLFELHVRAIPAGWVSYALVNHARPADVIRLGHATGTMVADRTSTRDLVLIAGGTGLAPMKAIVEDMAKWNWYRRVHLFIGGRRPEDLYDLPAMQELARQHSWLTVVAAVSEDDRYSGEQGLIADVAFGHGDWADHDIYIAGSPEMVRGTIDRALNRDISLSRIKFDTFGDHLYM